cgattcttgaaagaataaccggaatcgctttgtttggccgtctactgataatgaatatcgattgaaatagttttgagtttgatttagacattttttatgtgtttttttttcgcctctTCAAGTGacagtataaaatttttaactaacttTATCCAATAATCTCGAAACCGGCATCGGATCCAAAAGAAATTCAGACGTTTTGTATAGAACCATAAGTTcatttatttaaatctaagtttgtaaaaattggtcatCTCTGAGATATTTTATtgcttttgcacattttaccccataactccggaaccggaagtcagatcacaatacctttcatttgaatccaaggaaATTGGTTTAGCCTGGGGCacatattttaacaattttttgcacattttactccatattcccggaaccggagatcggatccaaataacatTCAGTATCTTTCTaaaggaccataaaacctttcatttgaatataagtttgtgaatatcggctcagccatctccgagaaaagttactgcaacgttgcgtactcgacgaactgagtcgaatggtatatgaaactcggcctcggtttcgtttttttcgtttttaacagtgattgcacaacttttttatatgagaaagacaaaaaggtcCCACTGTAGATTGTTTAGCCGCCTTCACCCTCCGCCACTGTTTTTAACGATCCACCTGCATCCACTAGCTTTGGAAGCCATCTTGAtactctaaactaattttccccaaaatttaatcaatttttaCCCATGCAATAAAAAGTTTGCATGAGAAATTATGTGGCTATTTTTCTTGTACAGTCTTTAATACTGCAGTATTCTTAAAAATATTCCTTTAATTTTcgaaacaaaaagtttagacatcaactagcataacctacaaACTGAAACATTTGGATATATCACTCTGGTATTTCTTCAAATGTCGAATTTCGGTACAAAAGATAAACAGTGAAACAGTTCACAGATCTGGCCGTAactgagaaaacgaagtaaattccactatttcagataATTTTGGAATCGGAATCCGGTAAAGCCGAAGCACAGTCCACTTCGAGAAACGGAGGtccaaattttattttcagtgtacacGTCCAGACAACTGGTCCTGGTACTGGTACTTAAACCGAAAGTTTTTTTCCGAAATCTGTTTCATTCTACAAATTGCATTTGTTATCGTCGTTCAGTTTTGAATTTAAGTAACATGAACACTAGATGACGATTCTGTAATTCGATAGTCTGAAAACTGTCTCACTGTTTTCGGTGGAATGATAGGTTGTTGTTAAATAACGTTAAACCGTATATTCGCAATAGttcaatttttatattttgacgCAATAATTTATCAGTACGGTATTAAAACTAAAAGgggtttgaatttttaaatatttgcttCATCAGACTTTATTTGATGATTCACATGCTTTCCGTGATAATTTTTGTTGCGACCGGTTGCTCAACAAATATTACAAATCGTTACCGCTTCCTCCATGAAATAGCGCAATTGAATGTCAATTCGTATGCTGTTTcaataaaattattcaaatccaGTAAGCAGCAATGAACATTCACCAAATGTCATATCATTTGACATCAATTTGGTCACTCTCCTGGAATACAGGAGCCCATTTAAACATTCAACCCTAACCACAAATTTTACATTCGTTCCGTACCGACAGAATCATCCAACCGTTTTTGCTGGGCCAATTGATTCTGTACTTCGACCAGCCCCAATCACCACCGAGAACGACACCTGGTGGCACCCGGACGATAACACCGACCATGGCCTACTTGTACGCAACCGGAATCGTACTCAGTGTGCTGCTCCCGTCCGCCATCTTCCACGTGTACCAGCTGTTTCTGTTGCAGGTCGGAATGAAAATTCGCATCGGATGCTGTTCGCTCATTTATCGAAAGGTAATTTTCTGGTGCTAGGGAAAGTACGTACTTCCGTTTGTGAATAGGCAATGAGCCAACATGTCTCGTTGTTTGGCAGCACCAATGCCGCCATGATGACACCGATTGGCGAAGTGTCAAAATCAATTCGGCCGAAAGTCGGTTTGTTTGTTTCGCACCTTTTTTATTTTGCATCTAGCAGTATTTGCTAAGGTGAAGTATCAACAAACTCACCATATGTTTGCATGACAAGCTGGTCTTTCAATCGTTCTTGTCAAAACAAACTATCCAACTTTATCATCTATCCAACTTGAAATCATCATTTGCATCCACTAAAATCTTTAAACTTTATGATTAATAAAATGGCCATATTATTGACAGAGAACCAAGACCGAAATCAACACGGACAACAGATTTCATTTCTCAGTAACTCTTTTCAAGCATGTGACACCTGAAGTTTGACATAGACCGGTAGTGCCATCTTATGTAAACTATTGGAAATTCACCTGTGCCTCGCAAGCTTCAATTGATATCGCAAAAACTGTGTTCATGGAATTCCCCAACAGTCAACCTATCTTCTTCACAGATCTTCCAGATGTCAACCACCCTGTCGGCGGACGGCCTGAGCGGGCGCATCATCAATCTGATGTCCAACGACGTCAGTCGGTTCGACTACGCTGTGATTTTCTTCCACGACCTCTGGAAGGGTCCCGTTGAGTTGGTGATCGTGTCGGTTCTTGTCTACCGACTGATCGGTCCTGTTGGGCTCATCGGAATCGCTCTGCTGCTACTGTTCATCCCCGGACAGGGTTGGTTGGGAAAAAGTGCAGCCGGCTACCGGTTGCAGACTGCCCTCGCTACCGACGAACGGTTCAAGTTTATGACCGAGGTAATTCAGGGTATGCAGGTCATCAAAATGTACGTGTGGGAGAAGCCGTTCGAAGCGATCGTGCGGCAACTGCGGCATAAAGAACTGAGAGCTCTTCGTGGAAGTGCATACGTGAAATCAGCTCTATTTGCACTACGAATTATACCGAAGATTTCGATATTTCTGTGTTTGGTCGTTTACGTGTACACTGGCAATGGTTTGACAGCTCAGCGAGTTTACATGTTAATATCATTTTTTAGCGTAATTCATCATTCGATGGTGGAGTTTTGGCCACTAGCTGTTACTTCGTGTGCCGAAGCTTGGGTTTCATTGAAGCGAATACAGGAGTTTTTGGTAGAGGAAGAAGGACAACTGCCTAACATCAGTTCTGAGGATACCATGAAGCATTCCTTGGGTAAACTAGAATTTCGAAACGTCGCTGCCAAATGGTCGGAATCTACTTTCGAGCTGCGATCGCTAAACTGGATTATCGACGAGGGTCAAACTTGGGCGGTAATCGGTGAAGTTGGTTCCGGAAAATCGTCTCTTCTTAATCTGATTATGAAGGAGTTGTCTGTCTTGGAAGGATCGCTAACGGTCAACGGAACGATCAGTTACTGTTCACAGAAACCGTGGATGTTCGAAGGAACGGTACGTGACAACATTGTTTTCATAGAACCATTCGACGAAGATCGATACGCAGAAGTTGTCCGAGTTTGTGCTTTGACGAGAGATTTCCAGCTGTGGCCAAGTGGTGATCGGACCGTAGTTGGCGAACGAGGTGTTAGTCTGAGTGGTGGACAGAAAGCCAGAGTCAACTTAGCCCGGGCCATTTATCGCAAGGCGAACATTTATCTACTGGATGACCCCTTGTCGGCGGTAGACGCACACGTGGGCAAGCTAATCTACGAAGAGTGCGTTGGAAGATTTCTggagaaagaaatctgcgtgttGGTTACTCATCAGTTGCAGTTTTTGAAGGGATTGAATAATATTCTGATTATGAGAGGAGGTACCATTGCGGCTACTGGATCGTATGAACAACTCCAGAAGCATTTCACTGATTTGGGATTCGGTGAAGTTATCAAAGAAGATCAAAATGTTACAAACGAACAACTGCTGATTGACGATAGTTGCTTTCAGGAATCGCCACAGCAGAAAACAATTGAGGAAATTCAGATGGATGGCAATGTTGGATTCAAAGTGTACACAGACTTTCTTAAATCGGTGAAGAGTACAGTATTCGTAGTTTTCGTAGGACTGCTTCTACTGGCTTGGCAAATATCGTCCACGGCAACCGATTATTTCGTGTTTATCTGGTAGGTCAAACGCAATAATTACTTAATAACGTACTCAAAAAGTTCCATAATTCTAGGGTTACCTGGGAAGAGAACTATTCGCAAATGGCAACAACTTGGACAACTGAACATCACGTTTTCATCTACGCAGGTCTAATCGTTCTAACTCTTCTGCTGTCCGTTAACTCCCTAGCCTTCTTCGAAATGTGTATACGGTCATCGCTGCATCTACATTCGGCTTTATACCGTGGCATCACCCGAACCACAATGTACTTCTTCAACACCAACTCATCCGGTCGTGTCATGAACCGTTTTTCGAAAGACATCGGCCTTATTGACTCCAGTCTTCCGGTTGTGCTAATCGACAGTCTGTACGTAAGTGTTCCGCGATTAAACTTTCTTCGACGAGGTCCTAAAGCTTGCCCTCTAGTTTTTTCTAGAGTTAGCCGGAATCATCGCAATCGTATCGCTGGCCAACTGCTGGCTACTGATACCGACGGCCGTCATGGGTCTCATATTCTACGTGCTACGATTCGTGTTCCTGAAAACGGCGCGCAACGTCAAACGGGTGGAGGCCATCAGTGAGTTGTACTTCGGAGTTAGGTTGTGACATCAACTGTGAGAACTGTTTaccgttttacttccagctcgcAGCCCGGTATTTACCCACACAAACGCTACGGTCGAAGGATTGAGTACCGTTCGGGCTTTCGGAGCCGAGCGTCAATTGCTGGCGGCATTCGATGCCAAGCAAGATTTGAACACTTCGGCTTCGTTCTTATTCGGTGCCGTCACGAGAGGATTCGCCTTCTGGCTGGATCTGGTCTGCTGTCTGTATATTGGCGTTGTTGTGTTCAGCTTTCTGGTGTTGGGAACAGGTTAGTTAGAATATTTGAACACCCCTCGTTTTAATATATCTAGTtgggtgatgatgcctttcgcaTAATCGCTAATATGAAAAATTGAGACAaattcattttcatatttttcaacaattatTGCCGGTATCGGAAAAGCCAAGTATATTTGTTTGGTCATGCAATTGgccttttgcacattttaccctgtaaatccggaaccggaagtcggatctggatgtaaTCCAATATCAAACTATGGAACactcagacctttcatttgaatctaagtatgtgaAATTTTTCCAGTAATATTCAAGAAATCAAGTGCATTTTTTCCATTGTCTTGCAAATTTCACTCCGTTACTCCGGAACTGAAGGTCGGATTGGGATAATATTTCATAGTAGACTATGTGATCATAAAACTTTACACGTGCAGAATTCTGATTCTACAAATAAGCAaaataagtcatgatttcagTATAAGAGTATACTTCCGTATTATGATTACACACACAAGAAAATCGAATTTTACAAGTGACTTAAAACCTCATACGATGCAATTCAAAAAGACCTAATCTGTCAAATGTCAGAAAATTCCACTTGTAAtggcttaatgttagatgaaactgaattttactggttccgacTGTACTTTCCTTTCGCCTAGAAAGtgcatgaatttatatgcatcacttaccagccaaacagatgtgtgcatctgtggctcagtcgattaacggacgtactccaacgattctcggttcaagtctcgGTGATCGctgtcagttttttttgtttcaatgaatttcatgtcacataatattccaATCACACACAATCTTACCTATTCTTGCTAGTGAGTTTgcatgaactgcgacgctccatttatgtgcatcaatCACAAGGTTTTTTTGAAGTGTGTACACCATGATCAAAAGTTCTCGAATTATGAACTATTTGATCTCTTTTGACTGAAAAACGTGATGCACCTTACACTGGTGAGTATAACTTTGAAGGTATTGATATGATCATGGTTTTTCTTGCAGTATAACTTCAGGTGTTATGTCTTAAAATAAAACTGAGTGTAAatatcggataagtgcaacataGTTTTAAAATCCCGTTTAAGTAACAATGAATGCAAAATTCGGATGAGAAGATTGAatgcgaaaattgttcaaaatcaaatgttttgcaagaaccggacaaaaacatATGAATTGCCGATCAATGCGGCGTTATATAGCGACTGTCATTGACATGCTGCGTTTTGACAgtcatgattggtttcatgattcctAAATCATGACAGCTTTAACAGATTTATTTCCGTGTACATTTTAATTAAAGTTTGCCAAAAATCGCTTCAGCGGTGTTCAACAAATTCATGtgaatttttgcacattttatcccgtcaatccggaaccggaagtcggatctggatgaaatccaACAGCAGActatggaatcattggacctttcatttgaatcttagtatgTGAAATTTGTTCCAGTGATTTCCGAattaatcgagtgcactttcttTCAAAATTTCGCACATTTTAACACAATACttcagaaccgaaagtcggatccgaataaaatttcatATTAGGCTATGTAAACACtttactccgaaaccggaagtcagattcgaatacaatttacacattagcaggctatgggattaTGATgtcttttatatgaatctaatgtcgttttcgcttgatgcaaaacctaacccagtttccacccttactgctagtttcgaacctagttttaacgttgttgaactgaaaatcgagcatGTTTCGAACCagatttttatatcaggtttgctcaaacccccgttgctaagagcGAACGCAAcagagtttcgtgaaaagtgtttgttttatGAAACTATCCTGGGTCGGTTTCagtttttctcaagcgaaaaccggaagtcggatccagatgaatttTCGTTACGGTCTATAAGACCATGAGATCATTTATTTGAATTATTGTTCATGAAAAATAGTCCAGCGGTCTCTGAAATCGAGAAATTCGTGAACACTTTCATTACATATTTTACCATGTTACTCCGAAACATAGAACCGAAATTGGACAACATTTAATAgctaactatagaactataagaACTTTAATCAAAAGCACGTTTGTTGAAATCTGTTAATCAGTCTATGAGAAAATCGAATGACTCTGCTAATCAGTCTATGAGAAAATCGGGACTGAAAGTTTCATCTGGACGAAAAtttcatagcctgctattggacTAAAAAaagattcatttgaatcttagcatGCGAAAATTTTTCCAgcggtttccgagaaaatcgagtgcacttttttctttgatttctgTTCATTTCAACCCGGTCAATCCGAATACGATAATCGATCACGATTTTTTACCCCGGCCCATTAAGTTGTAGGAGAAAGTGGGGAATTCCAAACAAcacttggattttttttcaaaattttaagcattataataatacattcaatatttttattttgaaaaaccgTCGGAATTTCGAGCCACTTTAAAAATTTAGACCATCTGAGTAAACATTCATGTAAAACGTTCGTTTATAACttcgcaatgaaaaaaaaatgcaggtgagcaatgtcggagacataaccgaatgacgtgaatatgaatacAAAGGATTGTTTACATTCAAAAATTCCTTTTTGGAATCGAGTTCTGGACTCGCACTTCGGATTCTTGAGCTTATTTTTGGTACtaatttctggaactgaattcaaggcttgaacctggattctggaagtcAATTTTGGTACTGAGAGTTTTGTGTCTggattgtgtacctgaaaactGAAATTGTGTTTTAATGCAGCATCCAGGATCTTAATTCTAGGATAGAATATGAACCAGGATTCTTGAGCTCTGGCACTGATTTTTGGAGTGGGATTTTgggcctggattctgaaccagaaAATAGAACCTGGATCAGATTTCTAAAATTGGATTCTGAAATTAGATTCTGGATGTAGATTCCGTagctgaattttggacctgCAACAatgttctggaactggattgtaATTTCGGTTATGAATtcgaaaactgaattctggaaccgagATATAAAATCGAATTCTGGACCTGCATTGCGGAATCGAGTACTGTAtccggattctggaactgaaatatgACCCTGTATTCTGGATCATATTTCAGTACTTGATTCTGGAATTGAGTTCAGGACCGGGATTCTGAATCAGAATTATGCAACCAaaatctggacctggattccggAACTTGAAAAAATCTAGCCTAGtcctaaattctggaactggatttagAAACTGCAGAAATTAGATGTCTTTCACTGCCTCCAAACCGTCgtcgcgggtacgagaaagccaaacaagttttcttctttgatactcgttgattcttaaaatttcagaaatctttaattttgaattatttgtggctatgtcatacaatcgaaaaattacaccataaattgatgatcatatttccaatgaAATGCAGGAAGAATTTGGTTTatacgttaaatacaacaaaagatatttacgttcaaaaactgatcactctaccagagggtaaattttaagaaggcgccccatagtaaagtaagacgtatccaCGTCAAAATCATAACATTGGATGCTGTTTTTTCGTAGTCTGTGGTTCGATATGTACCATGGTTTGAAATTCCTCAATTTCCCCAACTTCAGTATAGGAGCGTTGTTATAATGCTTGAAACGAAGAAGTGAAAGCATGGACAATTCACACTATCAATCAACTAAAGATAACTATTTTTAATTCTCTGTAGTAGCAGTTTTATTCATAGTCACGCCATCTagtctgacattatccacccgccaTTTTTTTGGCATCCCAAACGACGCAATTCTTTTctgtgtgattttcggtcagaaCACAATGCATCGACGTAAATCGCTAGTGACCAACGACAATCAGCTGACCACATATCAATATGGCCAGAACAGTACCACCAGAGACGAATCAATGGACGAAGACGTGACCAGTACACCAATAGCTCCAAACTATGAGAGATTATCTCAGCTCTAAGAGAAAAAATAACAACGACATACAAGAGAAAACAAATAATGCTTAAATGGAAATATTTCTCCACTCCTTCGACGAACGACCTCACGGTCAAAAAGGAATGAATCATTGCCAAAGATTTGAATTGATTTTAATATAAATCATAGGTTATAGTCATGATTTCAAATCATGTTTGAACGATTTGTTCCAAGATTTTTCAATTTCGATTGCAgcaacggatttttttcgtacTGCTGCTCTTTGAGCAAACCGAAATTCTAATTCAGTTTATAATCCGAATGATGTTTGCAATTCTGAAATCTACAGGAATTGTGCatcatttctgaaaaaagtcTCAAATATGTCAGTAGTAAagtgaaattttaaaaactaaatTGTCGAAAACTTTCTCCGTCTCATCTAGCAATCATCAGCGGAAATGTCGGCCTGGTCATAACTCAGGTGCTGAATTTGATCGGAATGTGCAAT
This genomic window from Malaya genurostris strain Urasoe2022 chromosome 1, Malgen_1.1, whole genome shotgun sequence contains:
- the LOC131436573 gene encoding probable multidrug resistance-associated protein lethal(2)03659 isoform X1, encoding MAYLYATGIVLSVLLPSAIFHVYQLFLLQVGMKIRIGCCSLIYRKIFQMSTTLSADGLSGRIINLMSNDVSRFDYAVIFFHDLWKGPVELVIVSVLVYRLIGPVGLIGIALLLLFIPGQGWLGKSAAGYRLQTALATDERFKFMTEVIQGMQVIKMYVWEKPFEAIVRQLRHKELRALRGSAYVKSALFALRIIPKISIFLCLVVYVYTGNGLTAQRVYMLISFFSVIHHSMVEFWPLAVTSCAEAWVSLKRIQEFLVEEEGQLPNISSEDTMKHSLGKLEFRNVAAKWSESTFELRSLNWIIDEGQTWAVIGEVGSGKSSLLNLIMKELSVLEGSLTVNGTISYCSQKPWMFEGTVRDNIVFIEPFDEDRYAEVVRVCALTRDFQLWPSGDRTVVGERGVSLSGGQKARVNLARAIYRKANIYLLDDPLSAVDAHVGKLIYEECVGRFLEKEICVLVTHQLQFLKGLNNILIMRGGTIAATGSYEQLQKHFTDLGFGEVIKEDQNVTNEQLLIDDSCFQESPQQKTIEEIQMDGNVGFKVYTDFLKSVKSTVFVVFVGLLLLAWQISSTATDYFVFIWVTWEENYSQMATTWTTEHHVFIYAGLIVLTLLLSVNSLAFFEMCIRSSLHLHSALYRGITRTTMYFFNTNSSGRVMNRFSKDIGLIDSSLPVVLIDSLYFFLELAGIIAIVSLANCWLLIPTAVMGLIFYVLRFVFLKTARNVKRVEAITRSPVFTHTNATVEGLSTVRAFGAERQLLAAFDAKQDLNTSASFLFGAVTRGFAFWLDLVCCLYIGVVVFSFLVLGTAIISGNVGLVITQVLNLIGMCNWGLRQTAELENQMTSVERVLEYARLEPEKDLTEESLRTLAEDWPKEGGITFHNVYLRYAPNAEPVLKELSFEIKPKERVGIVGRTGAGKSSIIQALFRLVPIEGDAASKGRIELDHVSTGSVPLGRLRAAISIIPQEPVIFSGSLRNNLDPFGELEDGRIWKALEQVELKHVVANYAGGLNTKMVEGGVNFSVGQRQLICLARAILRDSRILIMDEATASVDPETDRLIQHTLRQQFRDCTILTIAHRLHTVMDNDRILVMDAGRLVELDSPANLLRQPNGFFRRLFDETGMDAKGYLGSHDE
- the LOC131436573 gene encoding probable multidrug resistance-associated protein lethal(2)03659 isoform X2; translated protein: MAYLYATGIVLSVLLPSAIFHVYQLFLLQVGMKIRIGCCSLIYRKIFQMSTTLSADGLSGRIINLMSNDVSRFDYAVIFFHDLWKGPVELVIVSVLVYRLIGPVGLIGIALLLLFIPGQGWLGKSAAGYRLQTALATDERFKFMTEVIQGMQVIKMYVWEKPFEAIVRQLRHKELRALRGSAYVKSALFALRIIPKISIFLCLVVYVYTGNGLTAQRVYMLISFFSVIHHSMVEFWPLAVTSCAEAWVSLKRIQEFLVEEEGQLPNISSEDTMKHSLGKLEFRNVAAKWSESTFELRSLNWIIDEGQTWAVIGEVGSGKSSLLNLIMKELSVLEGSLTVNGTISYCSQKPWMFEGTVRDNIVFIEPFDEDRYAEVVRVCALTRDFQLWPSGDRTVVGERGVSLSGGQKARVNLARAIYRKANIYLLDDPLSAVDAHVGKLIYEECVGRFLEKEICVLVTHQLQFLKGLNNILIMRGGTIAATGSYEQLQKHFTDLGFGEVIKEDQNVTNEQLLIDDSCFQESPQQKTIEEIQMDGNVGFKVYTDFLKSVKSTVFVVFVGLLLLAWQISSTATDYFVFIWVTWEENYSQMATTWTTEHHVFIYAGLIVLTLLLSVNSLAFFEMCIRSSLHLHSALYRGITRTTMYFFNTNSSGRVMNRFSKDIGLIDSSLPVVLIDSLYFFLELAGIIAIVSLANCWLLIPTAVMGLIFYVLRFVFLKTARNVKRVEAITRSPVFTHTNATVEGLSTVRAFGAERQLLAAFDAKQDLNTSASFLFGAVTRGFAFWLDLVCCLYIGVVVFSFLVLGTAIISGNVGLVITQVLNLIGMCNWGLRQTAELENQMTSVERVLEYARLEPEKDLTEESLRTLAEDWPKEGGITFHNVYLRYAPNAEPVLKELSFEIKPKCSQNATLVSAFVNFNFRTRNVWASLAAPEQVSHQ